ttaaggagttagataaaaatgtgttttaataattaaataattgatcAATCACCCTTATATTtagtctgattttttttttaatctagtaCTAAGTGTAGATATATTTAATTGGGAAGCAAATGGGGCCTATAAAAATTTGTACTCATGATCTCTTTTCtgataatatataaaattttgtgagatcactgcaaacattgtttaaagtttaaaattagatGGATggataatttaatatttaaatattctcccttaccaaaaagaaaaacatttaaatattctaagGAGCAAAGAGAGACACCTTGGGCAAAGAAACAGGGAGCAAGCGAAGAGGGAGAAATGGAACAACTTTCTATGCTttgagagagagcagagagaatGTCAGTAACAGTAACTGAGGgacaagaaaagtaaaagagagtTTTAAAAAGGTCCGATGGGTGGGATTCGTATGAATACATGGCAACCACCGAATGGAATGGTCGATCGCTGATATGGCAAATCAGGCCTAGCAATGTTTTCTCGTTCTGGCTAAATTTTAACAACAAAAAGGTTGAAGCGTGTCCAACCGAAAGACAGAAAAGTAGAAGGGTGGGTTGCGTGCCCCGCATGAGCATGTGGCGGATTCTAGAAAATCAATCGTTCCCTTTCAATCTCTTTTACTTTCCAAGGTAACGGTATCGTCATCAAGTTTGATACGTAATATGATTGATCTGGTGAAAGGTCAAAAAGTTCAATTCCTAGCGGACACAGGCAGCCAAATTATACCCAACAAATTTGAGTTAGAATCTCCTTCTATCTTTTGACATTTATATTTGATCATCGTCTCTATATATACGGACAGTACCATGCGAAGAACCTCCATCGACAAATTATTACACGaagcgaaaaagaaaacatggaaaACACATTCCTCTATGGGGTCCTCCTCCCTGTCCTCTCTCTAGTTATTCTCTATTTCTTCATAACAAGAGAACCCAAGAACCTCCCTCCAtcccctccttctctccctATTATTGGCCACCTCCACCACTTGAAGTTGCCCCTTAACAGGACCCTTCTCAGCCTTTCCACTAAGTATGGCCCCATCATGACCCTTTGGTTCGGGGTCCGCCGGTTCGTGGTCGTGTCATCACTGCCGCTGGCCGAGGAATGCTTCACCAAGAATGACATCGTGCTTGCCAACCGCCCGAAGCTGTACATTGGCAAGCACCTCGGCTACAACTACACCACCCTCAGCTCGGCGCCCTACGGTGACCATTGGCGTAACCTCCGGAAGATCGCCACCATCGAGGTTCTCTCGTCGCACCGCCTCAATTTGCTCTCCCATGTCCGGAGGGACGAGATCCGGCGGCTGATGCTCCGTCTGGCCCGGGGCAGGTTCCAGTCCCACCACAGGGTCGAGCTCAAAActctattctcagagctgacgTTCAACATCATGATGAGGATGATTGCGGGGAAACGGTACTACGGCGAGGGCTTGACCATCGACGAGGCCGAGGCAAGGGAGGCGAGGAAGCTGATTAAACAGATTGTTGGGAGTGGCGGGATAAGTTACGTTGGCGATTTCCTGCCCATACTAAAGTTGGTCGATTACAATGGGGTGAAGAAGAGGGTGGTTGAGCTGAAAGAGAAGATCGATGCGTTCATTCAGGGCTTGATCAACGAGCACCGGAGGAAGAAGGGCGACCCAGAGCTCGCAGACAGCATGATCAGTCATCTTCTGCATCTACAAGAATCTCAGCCGGAAGACTACTCGGACTTCATGATCAAAGGGCTTGTCTTTGTAagtgttgtttcttatttctacatctgcttttttttttctttttcattttcactgGACAAATCCTGCGCCCCAGCCCCCGCCCCCGCGGCCCGCTTCCCTCGTAAGAATTCTCGCGGCAAAGTTGCCGTGTGTCTTGTCATTCGTCCATTCTTGCTAACTTGATATATGTCGTCGGTGGTTGCATTAAAATATTGCCAATGACAACGGTTGAATTGAGTTGGGCAACTTACACATGCCAAAAGTCACGACAGCCTAGTATTGACCGCTGAATATTGCGTTTGTTTTGAAGATTTAGAATGCACTTCCACCACAAATGATGATAATACTTGCAATGAAGGTGAAAAATCTTAGGTTTCGTTTTTCAATAAACAGAAATacgtcgctctctctctcaaatttacTAAAATTTTGGGTAGTACTATTTTACTGAATAAATGTCTAGCCAGTAGTTGCCATCATTATTGTCGTTTTTTCGCACATGTATTGTCAATTTTCCTCAAGACTGAACTTCGATTGGGCGGATGTTTGCTGGGCAATTAACTCTCACCCCACCACTTGGAGCAATCCCTTTCTGTGTTCTTCGTAGAAGATAATGATGTTTCACATAGATTTAGATGAAGGGTCCTAGTTTTTCTGATTTTGGGAGTTCATAAAAGGAGCAGATTTGGATGTGGGTTTTTGTGATTGGCTTACCCACGAATCTGCTCAACCAGACCTTGCCTGAATTAGTTGACCCCAAAA
Above is a window of Eucalyptus grandis isolate ANBG69807.140 chromosome 9, ASM1654582v1, whole genome shotgun sequence DNA encoding:
- the LOC108955357 gene encoding cytochrome P450 81E8 isoform X2; translated protein: MENTFLYGVLLPVLSLVILYFFITREPKNLPPSPPSLPIIGHLHHLKLPLNRTLLSLSTKYGPIMTLWFGVRRFVVVSSLPLAEECFTKNDIVLANRPKLYIGKHLGYNYTTLSSAPYGDHWRNLRKIATIEVLSSHRLNLLSHVRRDEIRRLMLRLARGRFQSHHRVELKTLFSELTFNIMMRMIAGKRYYGEGLTIDEAEAREARKLIKQIVGSGGISYVGDFLPILKLVDYNGVKKRVVELKEKIDAFIQGLINEHRRKKGDPELADSMISHLLHLQESQPEDYSDFMIKGLVFVLLVAGTDTSSLTLEWIMANLLNNPEKLEKAQNEIDSVIGHDRLVEESDVSNLPYLHCVILETLRLNTTAPLLIPHASSADCTIGGYFVPRDTIVMVNAWAIHRDRELWEDPLSFKPERFEGNGGEKQRKLILPFGLGWRACPGAPLAQWVMGWTLSLLIQGFDWKRVSEEKIDMTEGPGTTMPKVVPLELMCKVRPCMKKLVPKD
- the LOC108955357 gene encoding cytochrome P450 81E8 isoform X1 → MENTFLYGVLLPVLSLVILYFFITREPKNLPPSPPSLPIIGHLHHLKLPLNRTLLSLSTKYGPIMTLWFGVRRFVVVSSLPLAEECFTKNDIVLANRPKLYIGKHLGYNYTTLSSAPYGDHWRNLRKIATIEVLSSHRLNLLSHVRRDEIRRLMLRLARGRFQSHHRVELKTLFSELTFNIMMRMIAGKRYYGEGLTIDEAEAREARKLIKQIVGSGGISYVGDFLPILKLVDYNGVKKRVVELKEKIDAFIQGLINEHRRKKGDPELADSMISHLLHLQESQPEDYSDFMIKGLVFVLLVAGTDTSSLTLEWIMANLLNNPEKLEKAQNEIDSVIGHDRLVEESDVSNLPYLHCVILETLRLNTTAPLLIPHASSADCTIGGYFVPRDTIVMVNAWAIHRDRELWEDPLSFKPERFEGNGSEKQQKLILPFGLGRRACPGAALAQRVMGWTLSLLIQGFDWKRVSEEKIDMTEGPGTTMPKVVPLELMCKVRPCMKKLVPKD